Genomic segment of Vibrio natriegens NBRC 15636 = ATCC 14048 = DSM 759:
CGTTGCAAACGAGGCTGGTGTATCACTTGCGACGGTATCGCGTGTTTTAAATAATGATCCGACATTAAATGTAAAACAAGAAACCAAACGTCGTATCTTAGAGATTGCAGACAAACTCGAATATCGCACCAAAAGTTCAAAAGGCTCGACCGGAAAGAGCACCCAGCGTCATCATTTCTTAGCCCTTTATAATTACCGACAAGAACTCGAAAGTAGTGATCCTTACTACTTGTCGATTCGTCATGGTATTGAAAGCCAATGCGAGAAGCTCGGTATTACCCTCACCAACTGCTACAACAATGAGTTGGAAACCGATACGCAGAAAGTCACAGGTATCCTTCTTGTTGGCGACATAGAGCAAAAGATTATCAATAAGTTACCTAAGCGTTTAGAAAATTTCATTTGCTGCATCGATGTTTCTGAACAAGATAATCCATATGATTGTGTAAGTGCCGATCTCGAGCGGATAAGCAAACAAGTCGTCGACTTTTATGCCAATCAGGACTATCGGAGAATTGGCTTTATAGGTGGTCAAAGCCAAACAGATTCGACTGATAACCGAAAGACTGCATTTGTCGAATACGCCAGCCTAAGAGGTTTAGTTTCAGAATCGGATATCTATTACGGCGACGGTTCAAGCCAGTCCGGATATGACTTAGGCACAGAGATGTTGGCTAAAGGAGATATTCCTACTGCAATATTTGTCACCTCAGACACGATTGCAATCGGGGTTTTACGCGCTATCCATGAGTGCGGACTGCACATTCCAAACGACATTGCTATGATCAGTATGAACGACATTCCAACCGCTAGTTTTACCTTCCCTCCACTATCAAC
This window contains:
- the ebgR gene encoding transcriptional regulator EbgR, with the translated sequence MAKLKDVANEAGVSLATVSRVLNNDPTLNVKQETKRRILEIADKLEYRTKSSKGSTGKSTQRHHFLALYNYRQELESSDPYYLSIRHGIESQCEKLGITLTNCYNNELETDTQKVTGILLVGDIEQKIINKLPKRLENFICCIDVSEQDNPYDCVSADLERISKQVVDFYANQDYRRIGFIGGQSQTDSTDNRKTAFVEYASLRGLVSESDIYYGDGSSQSGYDLGTEMLAKGDIPTAIFVTSDTIAIGVLRAIHECGLHIPNDIAMISMNDIPTASFTFPPLSTVRIHSEMMGAQGVNLLVEKHRDDRKLPLKVYVPSELILRNTTKIG